The Gemmatimonadota bacterium region GATTATTCTGGGCGCAGTTGTATTTTTTGCGGCCGTTATTCTGGTGGTCGGTACTGTGTGGCTTTCAGAGCGCTATGCAGGTGCGGCTGGCGGATATCGAATCCATGCTAAGTTCGACAGTGTGCCAGGGCTTCAAGTGGGCAATCCCGTGACGTTTCGCGGGGTGAAGGTGGGAAAGGTTCTGTCTATTACCCTTGAGGATGGGCTGCCTTTTGTTGCGCTCGGGTTTGCCACTGTACGAGATTTGCCCGTGGATTCGCGTTTTTTACTCAAATCCGACGGTCTGCTGGGTGGGCAGATGATCGAGATTCAGCTGGGAGAGTCGGAACAGCGTCTTCCAGATGGTGCTGTTGTGGAGGGGATTTCTGCTTCGGATCTCGATGCGATGGTGTCTGAAAGCAGGCTTATGATCGAAAAGATTCGCAATGCGGTAGATGGCGTCGCCAGTGATAACAATCTCGCGCATCTGGAAAGCGTTCTTGCGCGTATTGATACGACCACGTACTATCTCAACCGATTATTGAATGACGATAATCTGGGTAAGGTCGATAAGATGCTCGACAGTTTGGCGGTGGCGACGGGCGATGCGAGTGGTTTGATGCGGGATAATCGCGAAAATTTGAGTATTGCAGTGACCAATATAGCTGTGATGATGGAACGCCTTGCGCGGATTTCGGCACAGATGGAATCGACTTCGGTTGCTATGCAGAATACATTTGTCAATCTCGATGATATTTCCAAAGGGATACGAGACGGACGCGGTACGGTCGGGCGTTTGGTTAAGGACGAAGCGGTGTACGAGCATCTGGATCGCACACTGACGTCTGTGGATAGTCTTATTGAAGATATCAAGCGGAATCCCAAACGCTATCTCCATATTAGTATATTCTGAGGAGTTCACTATGGTTATCAAGATTCTGCTTTTGCTCGTTGCTCTTGCATCTACAATCTCAGCGACCGATCTGGCGTGGTTTCATTGGAAAGATAATGATGCGATCTCTTTTGGCGGGTTTGTTCCCGAAATGCGAGCTGTAAAAGCAATTGTGGGTACAGGCGATGAGGCACCGCGCATTGTGTATGGCGACCGTCATGGCGCAGTTTATGTGTTGGAAATGCAAGAGGGGCGCTTTCGAGAGGTGTGGAGAAGTCCTCCGCTGAGATCGGAGATTGCAGAAGTGTTTGTTCTGGATATCGATGTCGATGACGAGCTCGAGATCGTTGCATATACCCATGCCGGGGATATTGCGTTTTATCGCGCCAGCGATTTTCAGGAGATATGGCGAAGCACGGACGATGAGTTTGCATCGGTTTCGGCTATGGTGATTGAAAATATTGACGATGATCCGCAGCTCGAGCTGGTGTTTTGCGGCGAAGATGCTGCGGAGAGTCGGAGCTATCGACCGCCGGGTGGCTCACGCGATAATATCGCTCAGGATCGCGCTGCACAGATTGGGCGTTTGTTTGTGTTCGATTGCAAAAATCTGTTTTTAGAATGGCGCAGCGAGCAGGGGCTGTGGGCACAGAATATGGCTGTTGGCGATCTCGACGATGACGGTGAGCTTGAGATTGCACTCAATACGGGGTTTGTTATTGGCGCGACTTATCAACGCGTTGAGTGGGAATACCGCGATGGTTTTGGTGATAAGATTGGGTACGCGGATCTCGATGGCGATGGCATACCCGAGTTGATCGGGGAGACGAAAAAGCCCCATCAATTTATTCGCATTTTTGATGTAGATCTGCAATCCGAGAGTTTTCTGAGTTCTGGTAGATAACAACCAGAGGCTTTAATCTTGACGGTTTCTGGCAAAATGGGTAAATTCATTCACGAATGAGTTATCGGAGCGTAGCGCAGCTCGGTAGCGCACCATCTTGGGGTGATGGGGGTCGCTGGTTCAAATCCAGTCGCTCCGACCATAATAATACAGGGGTTATGCTTTTATTGCATAACCCCTTGTTTTGTGACTGTTAGACAGACGGATAAAAAATAAATAGCGGCGAGAGGAGATTTGTGCAATGTCAGACATGTTTTCAGGCGATATAATGAATGCAGATAGTTTGCAAATGAGTGAGATCTTTGGATTTATGAATCCTGAATATCACGAGGCTGTGGTCAAACGCGCGCTTGATTCGAGGGATAAGGTGTCAAAAGAAGCGCGGGGATTGCTCAACTCGGCTATAAACAGCACAGTGAAAGTACCGCAGTTCCCAAAAGAACCCGCTAAAGCACCGACGCCTTATCTCATGGAGCAGATCCTGAAAGCCGTGACGATATTAGACAAGCTAACTGGCGCGGTTTTGAAGGTCTGGGCAGAGTCCCATGATGCGCTCGGCACTGTGGTTGTTAAGCATCTGGAGGATCTGGCAATGCCAGCTGAATATCCAGATTTTTCGGGAAATCAGTTCCGAGGCACCTGGTTCAGCGATGTATGGGAACGCGAGATAGATAAAATTCTCGAACGCCACGGCGAGTTTGATAAAGATG contains the following coding sequences:
- a CDS encoding MlaD family protein; this encodes MRDRRQEIILGAVVFFAAVILVVGTVWLSERYAGAAGGYRIHAKFDSVPGLQVGNPVTFRGVKVGKVLSITLEDGLPFVALGFATVRDLPVDSRFLLKSDGLLGGQMIEIQLGESEQRLPDGAVVEGISASDLDAMVSESRLMIEKIRNAVDGVASDNNLAHLESVLARIDTTTYYLNRLLNDDNLGKVDKMLDSLAVATGDASGLMRDNRENLSIAVTNIAVMMERLARISAQMESTSVAMQNTFVNLDDISKGIRDGRGTVGRLVKDEAVYEHLDRTLTSVDSLIEDIKRNPKRYLHISIF